The sequence ACAGCCGCATCTCGCCACTGCTCATGACCAGCGCCGAGCCCGGTGAGGTGTTCGTGCACCGCAACGTCGGCAACATCGTGCCGCCCACCGGCGCCGATGGCATGCCCGCCGAGGGCGCGGGGGTCGAGTACGCAGTTGGCGTGCTCAAGGTGAAACAGATCGTGGTGTGTGGGCACTCGGGGTGTGGCGCCATGGCGGCGATCCGCGATGGCATCCCGCCGGGGCTACCGAGCGCAGCGCGGTGGCTCGGACACGCCAGCCACGTCCAGCTCCGCGTGCCCGCCCACGCCAGCGGCGACGCGTTGGCCCGCGCGAACGTGCTGCTGCAGCTGGAGAACCTGCGCAGCTACGACATCGTGCGCGAGGCGGTCGAGCGCGGCGAGCTCACGCTCCACGGGTGGTTCTACGACATCGACGGCCCCGAGATCGAGGCGTGGGACGCCGAGCGCGGTGCGTTCGTTCCGATCCGACCGAGCGCGGGCCCCAGCGACAACCTCACGGCGATCGCGGGCTGACGCTCACGAGGCCGGCGTCCACAGCGGTGGCAACACCTCGGGCCCGACCGTGGGCCGGCCGACGAAGCACAGGCCGGCCCGCGGACCGAGGTCCTGCCACACGATCTGCGACTGGAACGCGATGCCCGAGCGCGCGCTCTCGCCGGTGGCGATGAGCAACCAGCACGCGTCGCCGACCTCGAGCGGATGATCGACCAGCACCTTCGCACCGCCGGCGCCCACGTCGATGAGTCGGCCGACCAGGGTCGAGACCACGGTGCCGCGCGACGAGCCCAACATGATCGGCAGGTCGCACGCGAAGCGTCGACTCGAGCGGCGAGGACGATCGACCGAGCCCGAGCCCGCGGTCGAGAAACGGGCGTGCAGTGCCCTGAAGCGGATCGCCGCCGGGGCCATCGGACCATGGGTCGCGACGCCGTCCTCGCGCAGCGCACGGTACTCGACCAGCTCGCGCACGAGCTCCAGCCACGCGGGCTCGCGCTCGCGCGGGGCCGTCGAGCTCGACGCCGGCGGCGGTGCCGGTACCGCGGTCGGGCGTCGCGGTGGTGCCAGCGTCGGCGCGCTCGCGGGTGGCTCGAGTGGGACGCGACGGGTCTGCTGCACCGCCTGGAAGCCGGAGACCTTGGCCGGCGCGCCGCCGCTGCGCAGCGCGTCCTCGGCGGCGTGTTCGACCCGCAGCTGGAACCCACAGATCTCCACGATGGCGCCCGGCTCGAGCACGGCGCGTTGCACCCGCGTGCCGTCGACGAAGGTCCCCGCCTTGCTGTGGAGATCGGCGATCACGAGACGTCCGTGCTCGTCGCGCTCGATGATGGCGTGGAAGCGTGAAACCGCGTCACCGACCAGCTGCACGTCGGCGATCGCGGCGCGACCAAGGGTCGTGCGCTCGCGGAGCAGGAAGATCGTGCCCGGATGCACGCCCGACAGCGCGCGGAGGACAAGAAGCATCGGTCGCCACGTGTATCACGAACGCGTGGGCTTGGCGCTCGCTCCTTCGCGTGCGGACGCACGTGATCGGCAATCCCAGCAACCCACGACGACGGTCGACCGATCGGGCGATCGATCGGGCAACCGCGACGCTCGCTCGCTTCACCGCCGCCTTCGCGATTGCGCGCACACTCGCCCTCGTCGAGCGATGCGAGGCGCGCTCGCGTCGAGGCAACGGCGCCGGACAGCGACCTTGGGTCGCAGGTGAAACCGCGATGGCATCGACGGCGCGCCCGGTTTGGCGTGCCGCCGCTCGCTTCGCCCCGGCTGCGACCGCGCGCCGGACCACCACCCGCGCCGACGCTCGCGAAACCCACGCGAACGGCTCCCAACCGCTGCGGTTGTCGCTGCTGGCCACCCTGTCGTAGTGTCGAGCAGGACTCGGGTACCGCCCCGAGAAGGAGAACATCCATGGGTCTGCTCTCTCGCCTCTCTGGCATGGCCTCGACCAAGAAGGCCACCGACGACGTCCTCTTGGCCCATGCGATGCTGCTCATGGCCGGCGCCGACGGCGACATCGACGACTCCGAGATCGCGGTGGTGCGCGGGTTCGCCACGACCCTGCCCGAGTTCAAGGAGCGGGACTTCGGCCAAGTGGTCGCCGAGGCGCAGAAGATGGTGCGCCGCTATCCCAACCTCAAGGAGTCGGTCAACGCACTGACCGAGCTGTCGACCCCCGCGCTCAAGGCCAAGGCCTACGTGCTCGCGGCCGACATCGCGTTGGCGTCGGGCGACGTCGACGAGGCCGAGGACGAGCTGCTCACCACCATGCAGCGGTTGCTCGGCATCGACGACCAGACCGCCCAGACCATCATCTGGGTGCTGCAGCGCAAGTACGAGAAGTAGTCGCCGCGCGGCTCGACGTCCGCCCCATCACGGCGCTTCGTAGCAGCCGATGTCGGGGCGGTCGTCGCGGGCCTGTCCGCGGATGTCCGGTCCGGCGGCCTCGGTCGCCACGCCGGCGTCGATCGCCGGGCTGCCGGGCAGCAGCGGCAGCGACGGTGGGAACGCGAGCTCGTCGAGCGGCCCGAGCAGTGGATCGGCGTCCGTCACCGCGGCGCCGGGCGAGGGTCGCGGCTCGCCCCACGCGGTTGCCGACGGCGAGAACAAGTTGCCGCCGCTGGCGAACACGAGGAAGCCGTTGTCCTGACCGTCGTCGGTCTCGTCGAGCTTCCAGTTGACGTGCTCGGCCTCGGAGACCCGTGGATCGCCCTCGGAGGTGTGGGCGGCGTTGCGCAGGAACAGGTTGTTGCGCAGCGCGACGCCGCCGGCCCCGAGGTGCACGCCACCGGACCAATTGTTCGCGGTGTTGTCGACGAAGGTGTTGGACTCGACCGGGAAGAACGCACCGATGAGCCCGAGCCCACCGCCACCGCCGGCGCTCTGATCCTCCGTGAGCACACCGTTGCCGACGAAGAGGTTGGCGTCGAGGCGCGCCGCGGTGTCCCAGATGTTGTAGATGGCCGCGCCGCCACCGAGCCGCAGCGCGGTGTTGTCGATGAACGCGTTGCGCGACACCACGAAGGTGTCGGGTCCGACATCGGGCGCCCAATCGATGTGGGTCTCGGTGTCGACGTAGACG is a genomic window of Deltaproteobacteria bacterium containing:
- a CDS encoding FHA domain-containing protein, whose translation is MLLVLRALSGVHPGTIFLLRERTTLGRAAIADVQLVGDAVSRFHAIIERDEHGRLVIADLHSKAGTFVDGTRVQRAVLEPGAIVEICGFQLRVEHAAEDALRSGGAPAKVSGFQAVQQTRRVPLEPPASAPTLAPPRRPTAVPAPPPASSSTAPREREPAWLELVRELVEYRALREDGVATHGPMAPAAIRFRALHARFSTAGSGSVDRPRRSSRRFACDLPIMLGSSRGTVVSTLVGRLIDVGAGGAKVLVDHPLEVGDACWLLIATGESARSGIAFQSQIVWQDLGPRAGLCFVGRPTVGPEVLPPLWTPAS
- a CDS encoding tellurite resistance TerB family protein, producing MGLLSRLSGMASTKKATDDVLLAHAMLLMAGADGDIDDSEIAVVRGFATTLPEFKERDFGQVVAEAQKMVRRYPNLKESVNALTELSTPALKAKAYVLAADIALASGDVDEAEDELLTTMQRLLGIDDQTAQTIIWVLQRKYEK